One genomic window of Etheostoma spectabile isolate EspeVRDwgs_2016 chromosome 5, UIUC_Espe_1.0, whole genome shotgun sequence includes the following:
- the si:ch211-67e16.11 gene encoding uncharacterized protein si:ch211-67e16.11 — MRVLVLLAAPLSILILHIAVVAPAVGVAPGRLERWVRSGLQSLQWDQLDRCLRMSSLSEAECRRLAHLPLSAVAVYVSEPRTAAGNANKVLAILPDSSGGSMSSKPRGGYSVSQVLNGGVGSHRPRQPFPGSTAHDAVLVLDPSPGENFGHPVVLFYVDVNVTKKRCSHLDGIYLGEECLTLALKGRCQNQLKRRQAGPERLMGNGQGRLAGGALRSGTTSGGSRLVERAVGGLCEVHFLPLVVEVGDSNRTQRLRCVDHAEFARCPQPLPMGSPSLPVSSCELNKNTRRCHQQPLATHLSCRLYQTCDHAVLISGGWQQQMTFQRHVQNLQRFYRMLQNNGFHKEHIKTFFASSGQLPEDVEGVYSATEKAVIRNHVSYICRKQHCADTLVLYLNSPTRNDGTMLLWDANRNGIADLKERYSVNELLADLAGCRATRVLLFVDQSYSGVLSKRLQGSQKHLNVVLIQSQTQQSHNHQRLNPGWEDSGWSHISPFSCLQDHLAKGTRMTRLLEPWAGLLNVTLAGAPCNATPPLTDGEMRREYQGCQNLPTALWHQKQRRPN; from the exons ATGCGGGTTCTGGTGCTTCTTGCTGCTCctctctccatcctcatcctccacaTTGCAGTGGTGGCCCCAGCCGTCGGCGTGGCCCCGGGCCGTCTGGAGCGCTGGGTCCGCTCAGGCCTCCAGTCGCTGCAGTGGGACCAGCTGGACCGGTGCCTGCGCATGTCCTCGCTCTCTGAGGCCGAGTGCAGGAGGCTCGCCCACCTGCCCCTGTCCGCCGTGGCTGTTTACGTATCGGAGCCCCGCACTGCTGCAG GTAACGCAAACAAAGTTCTGGCTATCCTGCCGGACTCCTCAGGGGGCTCGATGAGCTCCAAACCACGAGGAGGTTACAGCGTCAGCCAGGTGCTGAATGGAGGGGTAGGTTCCCACAGACCTCGGCAGCCATTCCCCGGCTCCACGGCCCACGATGCCGTGCTGGTGCTGGATCCGAGCCCAGGGGAGAACTTTGGGCACCCAGTGGTCCTGTTCTACGTGGATGTGAACGTGACGAAGAAGCGATGCTCCCACCTGGATGGAATTTACCTCG GCGAGGAGTGTTTGACTCTGGCTTTAAAGGGTCGTTGTCAGAACCAGCTGAAGCGTCGGCAAGCCGGGCCAGAGAGGCTTATGGGTAATGGACAGGGTCGGCTGGCAGGTGGGGCACTGCGCAGTGGTACCACGAGTGGTGGTAGCCGTCTGGTGGAGCGGGCCGTTGGAGGGCTTTGTGAAGTCCACTTCCTTCCACTGGTGGTCGAAGTCGGAGACAGCAACCGGACACAGAGACTCAGATGTGTTG ACCACGCAGAGTTTGCGAGGTGCCCTCAGCCACTGCCCATGGGCTCGCCCAGTTTGCCCGTTTCAAGCTGTGagctaaataaaaacaccagACGCTGCCACCAGCAACCACTGGCCACTCACCTTTCCTGCCGTCTCTACCAGACGTGTGACCACGCTGTGCTCATCTCAG GTGGCTGGCAGCAGCAGATGACGTTCCAGCGCCATGTTCAGAATCTACAGAGGTTCTACAGGATGCTGCAGAACAACGGCTTCCATAAAGAACACATCAAGACCTTCTTCGCCAGCAGTGGACAGCTACCTG AGGATGTAGAGGGTGTGTACTCAGCAACAGAGAAAGCGGTGATTCGTAACCACGTGTCGTACATCTGCAGGAAGCAGCACTGTGCTGACACGTTGGTTCTCTACCTGAACTCACCAACACGCAACGACGGCACCATGCTGCTGTGGGACGCCAACCGCAATGGCATT GCTGACCTGAAGGAGCGGTACTCAGTCAACGAACTGCTGGCCGACCTGGCCGGCTGCAGGGCGACTCGTGTGTTGCTGTTTGTGGATCAAAGCTACAGTGGTGTTCTGTCCAAGAGGCTGCAAGGGTCCCAGAAACACCTCAACGTGGTTCTGATCCAGAGCCAGACGCAGCAGAGCCACAACCACCAGAGGTTGAACCCAGGCTGGGAGGACAGCGGCTGGTCCCACATCAGCCCTTTCAGCTGCCTGCAGGACCACCTGGCAAAG GGTACTAGGATGACTCGCCTCCTGGAGCCGTGGGCCGGCCTTTTAAACGTGACGCTGGCCGGCGCCCCCTGCAATGCAACGCCGCCTCTGACGGATGGCGAGATGCGTCGAGAGTACCAGGGCTGCCAGAACCTGCCCACCGCGCTCTGGCACCAGAAACAAAGGAGGCccaactga